Proteins encoded together in one Procambarus clarkii isolate CNS0578487 chromosome 67, FALCON_Pclarkii_2.0, whole genome shotgun sequence window:
- the LOC138355435 gene encoding zinc finger protein 271-like, protein MSTHSKEKPYQCSECLKDFTQKWDIIEHMRIHAGEKLYQCLECLKDFTKKLDIIEHMRIHTRERPFQCSECLKDFSEKSDLINHMRIHTGEKPYQCSECLKDFSQKWDIIDHMSVHTGEKSCQQCSECLRWFKSKSNLMFHMKIHTGEKPFQCSVCQKDLARKSSLIMHMRIHTGEKPYQCSVCVKEFSCNSYLVKHMRVHTGEKPYHCSVCLKDFSCRSDLTKHVRIHTGEKPYHCSVCLKGFSCKSDVKKHVRIHTGEKPYKCSVCLKGFSQKAHKIRHMMVHEGQKPYPYCVEIVMDI, encoded by the coding sequence ATGAGCACTCACTCAAAGGAGAAACCATATCAGTGTTCAGAATGCCTAAAAGACTTTACACAAAAATGGGACATAATAGAGCACATGAGGATTCATGCAGGAGAGAAACTATATCAATGCTTAGAATGCCTAAAAGACTTTACTAAAAAGTTGGATATAATAgagcacatgaggattcatacaagaGAGAGACCGTTTCAGTGTTCAGAATGTCTAAAAGACTTTTCAGAAAAATCAGATCTAATAAACcatatgaggattcatacaggagagaaaccatatcaatgTTCAGAATGCCTtaaagacttttcacaaaaatgGGATATAATAGACCACATGAgtgttcatacaggagagaaatcaTGTCAGCAGTGTTCAGAATGTTTAAGATGGtttaaaagtaaatcaaatctaatgtttcacatgaagattcatacaggagagaaaccatttcAATGTTCAGTGTGTCAGAAAGATTTGGCGCGGAAATCAAGTCTAATAatgcacatgaggattcatactggAGAGAAGCCATATCAATGTTCAGTGTGTGTAAAAGAATTTTCATGTAACTCATACTTAGTAAAGCACATGAgggttcatacaggagagaaaccatatcattgTTCAGTGTGTCTAAAAGACTTTTCATGTAGATCAGATCTGACAAAGCatgtgaggattcatacaggagagaaaccgtaTCATTGTTCAGTGTGTTTAAAAGGCTTTTCATGTAAATCAGATGTAAAAAAGCatgtgaggattcatacaggagagaagccATATAAATGTTCAGTTTGTTTAAAAGGTTTTTCCCAGAAAGCACACAAAATAAGGCACATGATGGTTCATGAAGGACAGAAACCATACCCTTATTGCGTGGAAATTGTAATGGACATTTAA